From one Pseudomonas sp. B21-048 genomic stretch:
- a CDS encoding MFS transporter: MQNSTQAANAWRILFLLFLANLFNFFDRTIPAIIIEPIRMEWHLSDFQLGIIGTAFTLVYAIAGLPLGRLADTGSRSKLMGWGLAAWSGLTAVNGLVGSFWSFLIVRMGIGIGEASYAPAANSLIGDLFPAHRRARAMGIFMLGLPLGLLLAFFTIGAMVKAFDSWRAPFFIAAVPGLILAVFMFFIKEPKRGAAESVQVSQERVDRPIRRVLAVPTFLWLVMAGLCFNFATYACNSFLVPMLQRYFLLPLQDAAVAVGVIVGVTGLFGLTLGGWVADKIHQRVANGRLLFAALSLLISTLCTAWALHAGRIEIGVFVGVFSLGWLFAYNFYTCVYTAIQDVIEPRLRATAMALFFAGLYLLGGGLGPVVVGGLSDHFAHSAMLSAGAEQMTEAFKAVGLHDAMYLIPVALFFTMVFLFLASRCFVRDAKRMKEGLVAVVEPQIPAVTA; encoded by the coding sequence ATGCAGAACTCGACCCAAGCGGCGAATGCCTGGCGCATTCTGTTCCTGCTGTTCCTGGCCAATCTGTTCAACTTTTTCGACCGCACCATCCCGGCCATTATCATCGAGCCGATCCGCATGGAGTGGCACCTCAGTGACTTTCAACTGGGGATCATCGGGACCGCATTCACCCTCGTTTACGCCATTGCCGGCCTGCCCCTGGGGCGATTGGCCGATACCGGTTCACGCAGCAAGCTGATGGGGTGGGGCCTGGCGGCATGGAGCGGGCTGACCGCGGTCAACGGGCTGGTGGGCAGTTTCTGGAGTTTCCTGATCGTGCGCATGGGGATCGGCATCGGTGAAGCCAGTTACGCACCGGCTGCCAACTCGCTGATTGGCGATTTGTTCCCGGCTCATCGTCGGGCTCGGGCCATGGGCATTTTCATGCTTGGCCTGCCGCTGGGGTTGCTGCTGGCGTTCTTCACCATTGGTGCGATGGTCAAGGCGTTCGACAGCTGGCGTGCACCGTTCTTCATTGCGGCGGTGCCGGGGTTGATTCTGGCGGTCTTCATGTTCTTCATCAAAGAACCGAAACGCGGCGCGGCGGAGAGCGTGCAAGTGTCTCAGGAACGCGTGGACCGGCCGATCCGCCGAGTGTTGGCAGTGCCGACGTTCCTGTGGCTGGTCATGGCAGGGCTGTGCTTCAATTTCGCGACCTATGCCTGCAACTCGTTTCTGGTACCGATGCTGCAGCGTTATTTTTTGCTGCCATTGCAGGATGCGGCGGTGGCGGTCGGGGTAATCGTTGGGGTGACCGGGCTGTTCGGCCTGACGCTCGGCGGCTGGGTTGCCGACAAGATTCACCAGCGTGTGGCCAATGGGCGACTGCTGTTCGCAGCGCTCAGCCTGCTCATTTCGACCCTGTGTACGGCTTGGGCGCTGCACGCCGGCCGAATCGAGATTGGGGTATTTGTCGGGGTGTTCAGTTTGGGCTGGTTGTTCGCCTACAACTTCTATACCTGCGTGTACACGGCGATTCAGGACGTGATCGAACCGCGACTGCGGGCGACGGCGATGGCTTTATTCTTTGCCGGGTTGTATTTGTTGGGCGGTGGTTTGGGGCCGGTGGTGGTGGGAGGTTTGTCGGATCACTTTGCGCACTCGGCCATGCTCTCGGCCGGCGCCGAGCAGATGACCGAAGCGTTCAAGGCTGTTGGCCTGCATGACGCGATGTACCTGATTCCGGTGGCGTTGTTCTTTACGATGGTGTTTCTATTCCTGGCTTCGCGGTGTTTTGTGCGCGATGCCAAGCGGATGAAGGAAGGGTTGGTGGCGGTGGTTGAGCCGCAGATTCCGGCGGTCACTGCATAA